The following coding sequences are from one Tolumonas lignilytica window:
- the fliR gene encoding flagellar biosynthetic protein FliR encodes MTITTTFLMAVLAAYIWPFTRLASMLMTMIVIGSQSVPIMIRMFYAMALTAVIAPVLPKMPTTDLFSMAGFLITSQQVLIGITMGLISQMLVQAFIMAGQIISMQTSLGFASMVDPLNGESTPVIGQFYLMLGTLIFFAMDGHLTMIQMIAQSFITLPVSADGITISSMRSIADFVSVLFQTAVAFSLSATIALLLINFTFGVMTRAAPQLNIFSMGFAVTMIGGLFIMWASLSGFMDHFEMQWQRTQSLMCDVLALSCREP; translated from the coding sequence ATGACCATCACCACGACGTTTCTCATGGCGGTTCTGGCTGCATACATTTGGCCTTTTACGCGGCTGGCCTCTATGTTGATGACCATGATAGTGATTGGTTCTCAGTCTGTTCCTATCATGATCCGCATGTTTTATGCCATGGCTCTGACGGCAGTGATTGCGCCAGTGTTGCCTAAAATGCCCACGACAGATCTTTTTTCCATGGCTGGTTTTTTGATCACGTCACAGCAGGTTCTAATTGGCATCACGATGGGGCTGATCTCGCAGATGCTGGTACAGGCATTTATCATGGCCGGGCAAATTATCTCGATGCAGACCAGTCTGGGGTTTGCGTCAATGGTTGATCCGCTGAATGGTGAATCAACACCGGTCATTGGCCAGTTTTATCTGATGTTGGGAACCTTGATCTTTTTTGCCATGGATGGACATCTGACAATGATTCAGATGATTGCCCAAAGTTTTATTACCTTACCCGTGTCAGCAGATGGGATCACCATAAGCAGCATGCGTTCTATTGCTGATTTTGTGTCAGTGTTATTTCAAACCGCAGTAGCTTTTTCTTTATCTGCCACTATCGCACTTTTACTGATTAATTTTACTTTTGGCGTCATGACTCGTGCCGCTCCTCAATTAAATATTTTCAGTATGGGGTTTGCTGTCACCATGATTGGCGGTTTGTTTATCATGTGGGCATCATTAAGTGGTTTTATGGACCACTTTGAAATGCAATGGCAACGCACACAAAGTCTGATGTGTGACGTGCTGGCCTTATCTTGTCGTGAGCCGTAG
- the fliP gene encoding flagellar type III secretion system pore protein FliP (The bacterial flagellar biogenesis protein FliP forms a type III secretion system (T3SS)-type pore required for flagellar assembly.) produces the protein MLAHAAAGGILPALTVSTNAAGGQDYSLTLQVLALMTALTFLPSIVIMMTSFTRIIVVLSILRQAIGLQQSPSNQILVGIALFMSFFVMSPVLERINNDALQPYMNEKITAKEALDKAELPLRQFMLGQTRIKDLDTFSEIANVKADKPADVPMRVLIPSFITSELKTAFQIGFMLFLPFLVIDLVIASVLMAMGMMMLSPMIISLPFKLMLFVLVDGWGLIMGSLANSFGLGGGG, from the coding sequence ATGCTTGCTCACGCCGCAGCGGGAGGGATTTTACCAGCTCTCACCGTTTCAACGAATGCAGCAGGGGGGCAAGATTATAGCCTGACCTTACAAGTTCTGGCTTTGATGACGGCGCTGACGTTTTTGCCGTCGATCGTCATCATGATGACCTCTTTCACTCGCATTATTGTCGTTTTATCTATTTTGCGTCAGGCGATTGGTTTGCAGCAGAGCCCTTCTAACCAGATCTTGGTTGGAATTGCGCTTTTCATGTCATTTTTTGTGATGTCACCTGTGTTGGAACGCATCAACAATGACGCCTTGCAACCTTATATGAATGAGAAAATTACGGCTAAGGAAGCACTTGATAAAGCTGAATTACCCTTAAGACAATTCATGTTGGGTCAGACCCGCATTAAAGATCTGGATACGTTTTCTGAAATAGCGAATGTCAAAGCAGATAAGCCCGCCGACGTCCCCATGCGCGTGCTGATCCCTTCTTTCATTACCAGTGAATTAAAAACCGCGTTTCAGATCGGGTTTATGCTTTTTCTGCCATTTTTGGTCATCGATCTGGTTATCGCCAGCGTATTGATGGCAATGGGGATGATGATGCTTTCGCCAATGATCATCTCATTACCATTTAAACTCATGTTATTTGTGTTGGTGGATGGCTGGGGGCTGATTATGGGCTCCTTGGCGAACAGTTTCGGGCTCGGTGGAGGTGGTTAA
- the fliN gene encoding flagellar motor switch protein FliN gives MSSEEDLMADAWAAALEEQAKTEAQPAVLEEFDSDAPISAEERRKLDTILDIPVTISMEVGRSQISIRNLLQLNQGSVVELDRVAGEPLDVLVNGTLIAHGEVVVVNDKFGIRLTDVISQTERIKKLK, from the coding sequence ATGAGTAGTGAAGAAGATTTGATGGCAGATGCCTGGGCTGCCGCACTGGAAGAGCAAGCAAAAACAGAGGCTCAGCCTGCTGTGTTAGAGGAATTTGACTCTGATGCACCGATTTCTGCTGAAGAACGTCGCAAACTGGATACGATCCTAGACATTCCCGTGACCATATCAATGGAAGTCGGTCGTAGCCAAATCAGCATTCGTAATTTACTGCAGCTGAACCAAGGTTCAGTCGTGGAATTGGATCGCGTTGCTGGGGAGCCATTGGATGTATTAGTGAATGGTACATTGATTGCCCACGGCGAAGTTGTTGTGGTTAACGATAAATTTGGTATTCGTTTGACCGATGTCATTAGCCAAACTGAACGCATCAAGAAATTAAAATGA
- the fliQ gene encoding flagellar biosynthesis protein FliQ: MTPEVFVDVFRQALGIVCLLVSATIIPSLIVGLLVSIFQAATSINEQTLSFLPRLLVTLAALSLGAHWGLQTLMDFMTMLVHEIPEVLG, translated from the coding sequence ATGACACCTGAAGTCTTCGTTGATGTCTTCCGTCAGGCGCTAGGGATTGTCTGTCTGCTTGTTTCTGCCACCATCATTCCAAGTCTGATCGTGGGTTTATTAGTCTCCATCTTTCAGGCTGCAACCTCGATTAACGAACAAACGTTAAGTTTCTTGCCGCGCTTACTCGTCACGTTGGCTGCGCTTTCATTAGGTGCGCATTGGGGGCTGCAAACGTTAATGGATTTCATGACGATGCTGGTTCATGAAATCCCCGAGGTTCTGGGATGA
- the fliL gene encoding flagellar basal body-associated protein FliL, which yields MADNEQELEIKPKGGKKKLIIIIVAAVLLLGGGGGAAWFFFFSGHGSKQDGKEGGAATDKTPEQLAAEKEAFYVGFPRAFIFNAHGTVRDRLVQIKVKLLVRGPENEALAKQHAPLIEGTLLQVFSATTVEQLSTVEGKTKLKKDAVDAVAKAMKDLIGKPVVEQVLFIGFVMQ from the coding sequence ATGGCTGATAATGAACAGGAATTAGAAATTAAGCCTAAAGGTGGCAAAAAGAAACTTATCATTATCATTGTGGCAGCCGTTTTGTTGTTGGGCGGTGGTGGTGGAGCTGCATGGTTTTTCTTCTTTTCCGGACACGGCAGTAAGCAGGATGGAAAAGAAGGCGGTGCCGCGACAGACAAAACACCGGAGCAACTTGCTGCAGAAAAAGAAGCTTTTTATGTCGGGTTTCCTCGCGCTTTTATTTTTAATGCACATGGCACAGTACGAGATCGATTAGTTCAAATTAAAGTGAAATTACTGGTTCGCGGGCCGGAAAACGAGGCATTGGCAAAACAACATGCCCCCCTTATTGAAGGGACTTTACTACAAGTATTCAGTGCAACGACGGTTGAACAACTTAGCACCGTAGAAGGAAAGACAAAACTCAAGAAAGATGCGGTGGATGCTGTTGCTAAGGCAATGAAAGACTTAATAGGGAAACCCGTTGTAGAACAAGTGCTGTTTATCGGATTTGTAATGCAGTAA
- the fliM gene encoding flagellar motor switch protein FliM, with product MSDLLSQDEIDALLHGVDDVEEEVLSSSPQEGVMAFDFSSQDRIVRGRMPTLELVNERFARHMRISLFNMMRRTAEVSINGVQMLKFGEYVHSLFVPTSLNMVRFRPLKGTALITMEARLVFILVENFFGGDGRYHAKIEGREFTPTERRIIQMLLKLVFEDYKEAWAPVMDVSFEYLDSEVNPAMANIVSPTEVIVVSSFHIELDGGGGDFHVAMPYSMLEPIRELLDAGVQSDKGDTDLRWSKALRDEIMDVSVGMKAKLLDIDLPLRQLMELKAGDIIPVEMPESLMVYVEGLPSFRAKMGRSNKNNVALKITERIKRPETVKGEMTHVTRHGMRIDGMAELEELERIIEDE from the coding sequence ATGAGTGATTTACTATCACAAGATGAAATTGATGCCCTACTTCATGGCGTAGATGATGTTGAAGAGGAGGTCTTATCCTCATCCCCCCAAGAAGGGGTGATGGCTTTCGATTTCTCATCGCAAGATCGCATCGTTCGTGGGCGCATGCCTACACTGGAATTGGTGAATGAACGTTTTGCCCGACACATGCGCATCAGTTTGTTTAACATGATGCGCCGAACAGCAGAAGTCTCCATTAACGGGGTGCAAATGCTGAAATTTGGCGAATATGTTCATTCTCTGTTCGTGCCGACCAGTCTGAATATGGTGCGTTTTCGTCCTTTGAAGGGAACGGCATTAATTACCATGGAAGCCCGACTAGTCTTCATTCTGGTAGAGAACTTTTTTGGTGGTGATGGTCGTTATCATGCCAAAATTGAAGGCCGCGAATTTACGCCGACAGAGCGCCGGATCATTCAAATGCTGCTTAAATTAGTATTTGAGGATTACAAAGAAGCCTGGGCTCCGGTCATGGATGTCAGCTTTGAATATCTCGATTCAGAAGTAAACCCGGCAATGGCTAACATTGTCAGCCCTACGGAAGTGATCGTGGTGAGTTCCTTTCATATTGAACTTGATGGTGGTGGCGGAGATTTTCATGTCGCGATGCCATATTCCATGTTGGAACCAATCCGCGAATTATTGGATGCCGGTGTTCAGAGTGATAAAGGCGATACTGACTTACGCTGGAGTAAAGCACTCCGGGATGAAATTATGGATGTCAGTGTGGGTATGAAGGCAAAATTATTAGATATCGATTTGCCTCTGCGTCAACTCATGGAGCTGAAAGCCGGCGATATTATTCCCGTCGAAATGCCAGAAAGTTTAATGGTTTATGTTGAGGGATTGCCTTCATTCCGGGCTAAAATGGGGCGTAGCAATAAAAATAATGTTGCCTTGAAAATTACCGAAAGAATCAAACGTCCAGAAACAGTGAAAGGTGAAATGACTCATGTAACCCGACATGGTATGCGTATTGACGGTATGGCAGAGCTTGAAGAATTAGAACGTATCATTGAGGATGAATGA
- the fliO gene encoding flagellar biosynthetic protein FliO, with the protein MRRYYLLLLFLSLPVSAAVENNATTGLLQWLLSSLFVLGLIVVLAWGLKKSRLVPQIGRPDFKVLHSLPVGYKEKLIVVTVGDQQLLLGVTAQQISFLTEIDPPLGVNSTGNSAFAHHLSRWMNKSSTVEDDKS; encoded by the coding sequence ATGAGACGTTATTATTTATTGCTTTTGTTCCTTTCTCTGCCCGTTTCCGCTGCGGTGGAAAATAATGCAACCACAGGACTGCTGCAGTGGCTACTCAGCAGTCTTTTTGTCTTAGGATTGATTGTTGTTCTGGCATGGGGATTGAAAAAAAGTCGACTGGTACCACAGATTGGACGTCCGGATTTCAAAGTCTTACATAGCTTGCCTGTGGGTTATAAGGAAAAATTGATCGTGGTTACTGTGGGTGATCAGCAGTTACTGTTAGGGGTAACGGCACAACAGATTTCCTTCCTGACCGAAATCGATCCGCCTTTAGGCGTGAATTCCACTGGAAACTCTGCATTTGCGCATCACCTTTCTCGTTGGATGAATAAATCCTCCACTGTTGAGGATGACAAGTCATGA